The following proteins come from a genomic window of Pseudomonas sp. J452:
- a CDS encoding PilZ domain-containing protein gives MRHFLRHPSDMPVELVQRKHAFLPRQRLNNISLGGVACNSNKGFRKGTAVELRIPLLGDQARYPGVVAWCRKQTEDYLVGIAFIDEDTLFRARMVEQVCQIEHYRHQRERELGEDLPVEVVAREWIALHAEEFSGASMN, from the coding sequence ATGCGTCATTTCTTGCGTCACCCCAGCGACATGCCAGTCGAACTGGTTCAACGCAAACACGCCTTCCTGCCGCGACAAAGGCTGAACAATATCAGCCTCGGGGGCGTGGCGTGCAATTCCAACAAGGGCTTTCGCAAAGGCACTGCGGTGGAGCTGCGTATTCCACTGCTCGGCGATCAGGCGCGCTATCCAGGGGTCGTGGCCTGGTGCCGCAAGCAGACCGAGGACTACTTGGTCGGCATTGCCTTTATCGACGAAGACACCCTGTTCCGCGCGCGCATGGTCGAGCAGGTCTGCCAGATCGAGCACTACCGCCATCAGCGTGAACGCGAACTCGGCGAGGATCTTCCCGTCGAGGTGGTGGCTCGCGAGTGGATTGCCCTGCATGCCGAAGAATTCTCCGGCGCCAGCATGAACTAG
- a CDS encoding 3-deoxy-7-phosphoheptulonate synthase, giving the protein MADLPIDDLNVASNETLITPAQLKREIPLTAAAQRTVAHGREVVRNILDGKDHRLFVVVGPCSIHDIKAAHEYAERLKVLAAEVSDSLFLIMRVYFEKPRTTVGWKGLINDPYLDDSFKIQDGLHIGRQLLRDLAEMGLPTATEALDPISPQYLQDLISWSAIGARTTESQTHREMASGLSSAVGFKNGTDGGLTVAINALQSVSSPHRFLGINQEGGVSIVTTKGNAYGHVVLRGGNGKPNYDSVSVAICEQELAKAKIRPNVMVDCSHANSNKDPALQPLVMENVANQILEGNNSIVGLMVESHLGWGSQSIPKDLCDLKYGVSITDACIDWDATEKTLRSMHAKLKDVLPKRQRS; this is encoded by the coding sequence ATGGCTGATTTACCGATCGACGATCTAAACGTTGCCTCCAACGAAACCCTGATCACCCCGGCGCAGCTCAAGCGCGAAATCCCCCTCACCGCCGCCGCCCAACGCACCGTCGCCCATGGCCGCGAAGTGGTACGCAATATTCTCGATGGCAAGGACCACCGCCTGTTCGTGGTCGTAGGCCCCTGCTCCATCCATGACATCAAGGCCGCCCACGAATACGCCGAGCGCCTCAAGGTGCTGGCTGCGGAAGTGTCCGATAGCCTGTTCCTGATCATGCGCGTGTATTTCGAGAAGCCGCGCACCACGGTCGGCTGGAAAGGCCTGATCAACGATCCGTATCTGGACGACTCGTTCAAGATCCAGGACGGTCTGCATATCGGTCGCCAGTTGCTGCGCGACCTGGCCGAGATGGGCCTGCCGACCGCCACCGAAGCCCTCGACCCGATCTCCCCGCAGTACCTGCAGGACCTGATCAGCTGGTCGGCCATCGGCGCGCGCACCACCGAATCGCAGACCCACCGCGAAATGGCCTCCGGCCTGTCCTCCGCGGTCGGCTTCAAGAACGGCACCGATGGCGGCCTGACGGTAGCGATCAACGCCCTGCAGTCCGTTTCCAGCCCACACCGCTTCCTCGGCATCAACCAGGAAGGCGGCGTCTCGATCGTCACCACCAAGGGCAACGCCTATGGTCACGTGGTGCTGCGCGGCGGCAACGGTAAGCCGAACTATGACTCGGTGAGCGTCGCCATCTGCGAGCAGGAGCTGGCCAAGGCCAAGATCCGCCCGAACGTCATGGTCGACTGCAGCCATGCCAACTCCAACAAGGACCCGGCCCTGCAGCCACTGGTCATGGAGAACGTGGCCAACCAGATCCTCGAAGGCAACAATTCCATCGTCGGCCTGATGGTGGAAAGCCATCTGGGCTGGGGCAGCCAGTCGATCCCCAAAGACCTCTGCGACCTTAAGTACGGTGTCTCCATTACCGATGCCTGCATCGACTGGGACGCCACCGAGAAGACCTTGCGCAGCATGCATGCCAAGCTCAAGGATGTCCTGCCCAAGCGTCAGCGCAGCTGA
- a CDS encoding GNAT family N-acetyltransferase: MSEGLSIHHDLAGHQFEAIIDGHRAYLAYMDLGKQTLDIYRTFVPNPLRGRGIAAALTEQALEYAEHMGYTVIPSCSYVERYLERRQRSH; this comes from the coding sequence ATGAGCGAAGGGTTGTCCATCCACCATGACCTGGCGGGTCACCAGTTTGAGGCCATCATCGATGGTCATCGGGCGTACCTGGCCTATATGGATCTGGGCAAGCAGACCCTGGATATCTACCGTACCTTTGTGCCCAATCCACTGCGCGGCCGCGGCATCGCTGCGGCGTTGACCGAGCAGGCGCTGGAGTACGCAGAACACATGGGCTACACGGTCATTCCGTCCTGCTCTTACGTGGAGCGCTATCTGGAGCGGCGTCAGCGTAGTCACTGA